One region of Zingiber officinale cultivar Zhangliang chromosome 7B, Zo_v1.1, whole genome shotgun sequence genomic DNA includes:
- the LOC122006363 gene encoding receptor kinase-like protein Xa21, whose protein sequence is MDTRRGELKAINLINPKMRRLPLLPALRIWFFLFASTAAKARITPSSSLLDSDDAAALLDFKEKLGGGGTSLLSWNGSTHFCTWQGVTCGRRHPERVTGVDLSAGGLVGPISPSIGNLSFLRSLNLSSNALYGEIPSSVSHLRHLSYLDLYFNSISGEIPSGLGNCSELRSINLCNNQLVGGIPPGIGFLTRLEALDLRNNSITGVIPSSLTNASSLTALKLSFNHIEDVIPERIGHLAQLQFLQVSRNNLSGIVPTSFYNLTSLSVFSVAENQLHGELPADFGSKLRNLKSLLLDNNQFTGPIPASITNCSILEKFDVSYNNFNGRMPPNTGRLTALTLFSIGGNQIEAQTADDWDFFASLANCSELKQVYVFRNNLGGVLPPAVANFSDTLQHLTMDKNAISGSIPSGIGNLVGLEELMLGENHLIGGIPEEIGHLKQLMYLSLLDNLLSGPLPSSLGNLTQLNFLVLAYNALQGPIPATLGSLQSMNVLSLSNNFFDGVIPKELVSLPFMSNFFDLGYNLLTGSLPLEVGNLKNVRNFFVSGNRLQGEIPSTLGECEVLENLGLDDNSFQGSIPSTLGKIVGLKAVNLTNNNLSGEIPQTLRFITGLEQLYLSHNNLSGAIPQFLQDFSFLFAIDLSFNRLEGAVPTKGIFQNITGMRIDGNNGLCGGVQDLHLPACPTQHPKRKRSKLFPLLIAMPILFLALLLVISLVCCRKNRKKPSAISYPIGTPYPTISYAELSRSTAGFDSANLIGRGRYGSVYKATIDSENRIVAVKVFDLQQSGSSRSFLAECEALSRIRHRNLVKVVTCCSSIDSNGDDFKALVFDFMPNKSLDRWLHPHLEDDSREHGEVSNLSLVQRLSIAIDVAEALDYLHNHSNPPIVHCDLKPSNILLDEDMVAHVGDFGLAKLLPEAISKSLANSTNSIGLRGSIGYVPPEYGEGSPVSTSGDVYSFGVLLLELLTGKSPVDDMFKEGLTLIRFVEMRGAMEIADPSLLLCDNAVINWWDIVEECSTSLSRISFACTKQTPRDRMSAGAVVAELHAIKEEFVKKTKINEEQNR, encoded by the exons ATGGACACGAGAAGAGGAGAACTAAAGGCTATCAACTTAATTAATCCAAAGATGAGACGCCTACCACTGCTACCGGCTCTCAGGATCTGGTTCTTTTTATTTGCATCCACTGCAGCGAAGGCAAGAATTACCCCGTCGTCGTCACTGCTGGACTCCGACGACGCGGCGGCGTTACTGGATTTCAAGGAAAAGCTCGGTGGCGGTGGCACCTCACTGTTGTCATGGAACGGAAGCACCCATTTTTGCACGTGGCAGGGAGTGACTTGCGGCCGTAGACACCCAGAGAGAGTCACGGGCGTAGACCTGAGTGCCGGTGGCCTGGTGGGCCCCATCTCTCCCTCCATCGGCAACCTCTCCTTTCTTCGAAGCCTCAACCTTTCCTCGAACGCACTCTACGGCGAGATCCCATCCTCCGTCAGCCACCTGCGCCACCTGAGCTATCTCGACCTCTATTTCAACTCCATCTCCGGCGAGATCCCTTCTGGGTTGGGAAATTGCTCGGAGCTAAGATCCATCAACCTATGTAACAACCAGCTCGTGGGTGGGATCCCGCCAGGGATCGGCTTTCTCACTAGGCTTGAAGCTCTGGACCTCCGCAACAACAGCATCACGGGAGTCATACCTTCCTCGCTCACCAATGCCTCATCCCTCACCGCGCTGAAACTTTCCTTCAACCACATAGAAGACGTCATACCTGAACGCATCGGCCACCTTGCTCAACTCCAGTTCCTTCAAGTTTCCAGGAACAACCTCTCCGGTATCGTCCCTACTTCATTCTATAATCTGACCTCTCTGAGTGTCTTCTCTGTGGCGGAAAACCAATTGCACGGGGAACTTCCAGCTGACTTCGGAAGCAAACTCCGCAATCTTAAAAGCCTCCTTTTGGACAACAATCAATTCACCGGACCAATTCCGGCTTCCATCACGAACTGCTCTATCCTCGAAAAGTTTGATGTCAGCTACAACAATTTCAACGGCCGCATGCCTCCAAACACGGGAAGATTAACAGCACTAACGTTGTTCAGCATCGGCGGAAACCAGATAGAAGCCCAAACCGCCGATGATTGGGATTTCTTTGCTTCGTTGGCTAATTGTTCTGAGTTAAAGCAAGTCTACGTCTTCCGTAACAACTTGGGCGGGGTGCTGCCGCCTGCCGTTGCTAACTTCTCCGATACACTGCAACATCTGACAATGGATAAGAATGCAATCTCCGGGAGCATACCATCAGGGATCGGCAACCTAGTGGGATTGGAAGAGCTCATGCTGGGGGAGAACCATCTCATCGGCGGCATCCCAGAAGAAATTGGTCATCTAAAGCAACTGATGTACCTGAGCTTGCTTGACAACCTCCTCTCTGGCCCACTACCTTCCTCTCTCGGCAATCTCACACAACTGAATTTCCTCGTTTTGGCCTACAACGCATTGCAAGGCCCAATTCCAGCAACACTTGGAAGCCTACAAAGCATGAATGTGTTGTCGTTGTCCAACAATTTCTTCGACGGCGTCATTCCAAAGGAACTTGTCAGTTTACCTTTTATGTCGAATTTCTTTGATTTGGGATATAATTTACTCACAGGATCGCTGCCTTTGGAGGTCGGAAACTTAAAGAATGTGAGAAATTTCTTTGTGTCTGGAAATAGATTACAAGGAGAAATACCAAGCACGCTTGGCGAATGTGAGGTACTCGAGAACTTGGGCTTGGATGACAACTCATTCCAAGGTAGTATCCCTTCCACTCTTGGTAAGATAGTAGGACTCAAAGCCGTTAACCTTACGAACAATAACTTGTCTGGTGAGATTCCCCAAACATTGAGATTCATAACTGGTCTCGAGCAGTTGTATCTTTCGCACAACAATTTGTCAGGTGCCATCCCACAATTCTTACAAGATTTTAGCTTTTTATTTGCAATCGATCTCTCTTTCAATCGCCTGGAGGGTGCGGTGCCAACGAAAGGTATCTTCCAGAACATCACTGGCATGAGAATTGATGGGAACAATGGGCTTTGTGGCGGAGTCCAAGATCTTCACCTACCTGCATGTCCCACGCAACATCCTAAAAGAAAAAGATCCAAATTGTTTCCTCTTCTGATTGCTATGCCTATTCTTTTCCTCGCCTTGCTATTGGTAATCTCTCTTGTTTGTTGTAGGAAGAACAGAAAAAAGCCATCGGCAATATCTTATCCCATAGGCACACCGTATCCTACGATTTCATACGCCGAATTGTCAAGATCCACTGCTGGATTCGATTCTGCTAATCTAATCGGTAGAGGACGGTATGGCTCAGTATACAAAGCCACTATTGATTCCGAGAACAGAATTGTTGCGGTCAAGGTATTTGACCTCCAGCAATCAGGCTCCTCCCGGAGTTTCTTAGCAGAATGCGAGGCTTTAAGCCGCATCCGCCACCGGAACCTTGTCAAGGTCGTAACTTGTTGCTCTAGCATCGACTCCAATGGCGATGACTTCAAAGCATTAGTCTTCGACTTCATGCCTAACAAGAGCTTAGATAGGTGGTTGCACCCCCACCTCGAAGACGACAGTAGAGAGCATGGAGAAGTAAGCAATTTGAGCCTGGTACAGAGGTTGAGCATTGCTATCGATGTTGCTGAAGCATTGGATTATCTTCATAATCATTCCAACCCACCCATCGTCCACTGCGATCTGAAGCCGAGCAACATTCTTCTGGACGAGGATATGGTGGCCCATGTTGGGGACTTTGGTCTTGCTAAGCTTCTTCCTGAAGCGATTAGCAAGTCTTTGGCTAACTCAACCAATTCAATTGGATTGAGGGGATCTATTGGCTACGTTCCTCCAG AGTATGGCGAAGGCAGTCCTGTTTCCACGAGTGGTGATGTCTACAGTTTCGGGGTGCTTCTATTGGAGTTACTCACTGGGAAGAGCCCCGTCGATGACATGTTTAAGGAAGGACTAACTCTGATCAGGTTTGTGGAGATGCGAGGAGCCATGGAGATTGCTGATCCATCTTTGCTTTTGTGCGATAATGCGGTGATCAATTGGTGGGACATTGTCGAAGAGTGTTCGACTTCCCTTTCAAGGATCAGTTTCGCATGTACCAAGCAGACACCACGAGATCGAATGTCCGCGGGAGCTGTTGTCGCCGAGCTGCATGCGATCAAGGAGGAGTTTGTCAAAAAGACCAAGATCAATGAAGAACAAAATCGTTAG
- the LOC122004560 gene encoding zinc finger MYM-type protein 1-like gives MEMGGLRLRYQSFVARQTAEVRTSKAQGQQLNQKIRMSDTRKYLSGHDKRKKKRVEEFIEFQRGAIDRFIVKESKNSSLEDLVNEEKQENNDNELHEGLAIENDIEGDVNEIEDNESGDDLDFKNNYSESDNDAIYEVNEEPSSSIPLDIFDPTNWENLDPKWKDQLVEKGPIRDVLTGKGPKDKSNRRFSSDFYTRLFKRGPQPSQLANEGYCDWGHLSSRLKEHETSIEHINYYVSWSELHIRLMKGTTIDHAIQDQIKKAKEHWRKVLHRLILLVKFLAKQNIAFRGSNEKLYDDNNGNFMTAVEMIAEWDSVMREHIERNTHHHYLSHKIQNELICLLASQIKSSILEIIKKAKFFSVILDCTPDVSNQEKMTLVIRCVDVSTSPMKVEEYFLGFLKVDDTTGQGLFEELQNVLKSFDLDIDNVRGQGYDNGANMKGRHQGVQKKLLDINPRALYTPCGCHCLNLTLCDIANSCGKPKDFFGVVQRIYTIFSHSTKRWKILIDHVTVKGLTLKPLSITRWESRTESVKAVVLQAQQIREALLQVVEEKDTDSKIRSEAKSLATFELGNFEFLVGMIIWYEILSKVNIVSKSLQSENMLIDVAMTKIKGLIASFEEYRESGFGQAINTAKELASTMEIDPVFPEQGQIYRKRHFDEVTYESSKLPLPQESAEEAFRVHYFLFIVDQTIGSLKKRFEQYEEYEDLFGFLFTAEKLSSLMDEDLKARCKNLERKLQRKNGTRQDVSDLDGDDLYQELKIIQHILPKETKTAKFRTGPDRRLCSPPKSTTFEVSCPFPPSPPLPYARCLPTPPPVSPVHANDLLPRLSLAHCRLA, from the exons ATGGAGATGGGCGGGCTCCGGTTACGTTATCAAAG TTTTGTTGCTCGCCAAACGGCCGAAGTCCGAACTTCGAAGGCTCAAGGTCAACAATTAAATCAG aaaattAGAATGTCTGATACTAGGAAGTATCTATCAGGACATGATAagcggaaaaaaaaaagagttgaagAATTTATTGAGTTTCAAAGAGGGGCAATTGACAGATTTATTGTCAAAGAATCGAAAAATTCATCACTTGAAGATTTGGTTaatgaagaaaaacaagaaaacaatgATAATGAATTACATGAAGGCTTAGCCATTGAAAATGATATAGAGGGAGATGTGAATGAGATTGAAGACAATGAAAGTGGTGATGACTtagactttaaaaataattattctgaAAGTGATAATGATGCTATTTATGAAGTGAATGAAGAACCAAGTTCATCAATTCCACTTgacatttttgatcctacaaaTTGGGAGAATTTAGATCCCAAGTGGAAGGATCAATTAGTGGAAAAGGGCCCTATAAGAGATGTATTAACAGGGAAAGGTCCCAAAGATAAATCAAATAGACGATTCTCTTCAGATTTCTATACTCGG TTGTTCAAAAGGGGGCCTCAACCAAGTCAACTAGCAAATGAGGGATACTGTGATTGGGGGCATCTTAGTAGcagacttaaagaacatgagacaAGTATTGAGCATATCAATTATTATGTTAGTTGGTCTGAGTTGCATatcaggttaatgaagggtacaaCAATTGATCATGCTATTCAAGATCAAATCAAGAAGGCAAAAGAGCATTGGAGGAAGGTATTACATCGATTAATTTTACTTGTGAAATTTTTGGCTAAACAAAATATAGCATTTCGTGGTAGTAATGAGAAACTTTATGATGATAACAATGGAAATTTTATGACTGCTGTTGAGATGATTGCTGAGTGGGACTCAGTGATGAGGGAACATATTGAAAGAAATACACATCATCATTATCTTAGCCACAAAATTCAGAATGAATTGATATGCTTGTTAGCTTCTCAAAtaaagagttctattcttgaaatCATTAAAAAAGCTAAGTTCTTTTCTGTAATACTTGATTGCACTCCTGATGTTAGTAACCAAGAGAAAATGACTTTAGTTATAAGATGTGTTGATGTTTCTACAAGCCCAATGAAAGTAGAAGAATACTTTTTGGGATTTTTAAAAGTAGATGATACAACAGGACAAGGCTTGTTTGAAGAACTGCAAAATGTGTTGAAGAGTTTTGAtcttgatattgataatgtgagaggACAGGGATATGATAATGGGGCAAATATGAAAGGGAGGCACCAAGGCgtacaaaaaaaattattggatATAAATCCCAGAGCATTGTATACTCCATGTGGTTGTCATTGTTTGAATTTAACGCTTTGTGATATTGCAAATTCCTGTGGAAAACCGAAAGACTTTTTTGGAGTAGTACAACGGATTTATACAATATTTTCTCATTCTACAAAGAGATGGAAGATTTTGATAGATCATGTAACGGTAAAAGGTTTAACTCTCAAGCCATTGTCAATCACTCGATGGGAAAGTCGTACTGAAAGTGTAAAAGCAGTGGTACTTCAAGCTCAACAAATCAGAGAAGCTTTACTTCAAGTTGTAGAAGAAAAAGACACTGACTCTAAAATAAGAAGTGAAGCTAAGTCTTTAGCAACATTTGAACTtggaaattttgagtttttagtggGTATGATTATTTGGTATGAGATATTGAGTAAGGTTAATATTgttagcaaaagcttacaatctGAAAACATGCTTATTGACGTTGCTATGACCAAGATTAAGGGGTTAATTGCTTCTTTTGAAGAGTATAGAGAATCTGGATTTGGACAAGCTATCAATACAGCAAAAGAACTTGCTTCAACAATGGAGATTGATCCCGTTTTTCCTGAACAAGGACAAATATATAGAAAAAGGCATTTTGATGAGGTTACATATGAGTCTTCGAAACTACCTCTACCTCAAGAATCTGCTGAGGAAGCTTTTAGAGTTCATTATTTCTTGTTCATAGTAGATCAAACAATTGGTTCATTGAAGAAAAGGTTTGAGCAATATGAGGAATATGAAGATCTTTTTGGATTTCTTTTCACAGCTGAAAAGTTGAGTTCATTGATGGATGAGGACTTGAAAGCTCGTTGTAAGAATCTTGAAAGGAAACTACAAAGAAAAAATGGTACAAGACAAGATGTTTCAGATTTGGATGGAGATGACTTATATCAAGAACTGAAAATCATACAACATATTCTACCAAAGGAAACAAAAACAGCAA AGTTTAGGACCGGCCCTGATCGCCGCCTCTGCTCTCCTCCAAAGTCGACCACCTTCGAGGTCAGCTGCCCCTTTCCTCCATCACCACCGTTGCCTTATGCACGCTGCCTCCCCACGCCGCCTCCGGTGTCACCGGTCCACGCCAATGACCTCCTCCCCCGTCTCTCTCTAGCACACTGCCGCCTCGCGTGA